Genomic segment of Coriobacteriia bacterium:
CGAGAGGGTCAAGGTGCGAGTCGTTAGCGTGTCGCTAGCGGATTCGCGCATCGACATGGAGCTGGAGTGACCCGCCGAGGGTAACGCCTGTGCAACCGCCTCCCAAACGTCCGTAACGCCTGCGTTCGCGACGTGCCGCCTCGGCCATGCTGGGACAAGCGAACCAGCGACACGCGGAGGCTGCAATGTACGACATCGCGATCATCGGAGCGGGTCCGGCCGGCTCCACGCTCGCTCGGCGACTTGGAAGCAAGCATCGGGTGCTGCTGGTCGACCGGCGTCGCATGGACCTTGACCCTTGCCAGAGCCCCGCCTCTAAGCTGTGCGGTGGGCTGCTTGCCCCGGCGGCGCAGCGCGAGCTAGCGCGTCAGGGCCTCGGCATTCCGCAGGCAGTCATCGCCGGCCCGCAACTCTTCGCAGTACGCACGCTCGACCTCTCCGCCGAGCTCGAGCGGCTCTACCAGCGCTTTTACGTCAACGTCGATCGCGAAGCGTTCGACCGCTGGTTGGTCTCGCTCGTTCCACATAGCGTCGAGCGTTGCTGGGGATGGAGCCTCTCGGCAATCGAAACCGACGAAGAGGCACCCACGCTGACGTTCCGAACCGCCGACGGCGGTCGGGCGAGCGTTCGCGCCCGCATGGTCATCGGAGCCGATGGTGCGAGCTCAACCGTGCGCCGACTGGTCTATCCGACGGAGACCTCGCCCGAGCGGTACTCGGCGGTTCAGGCCGTCTTTGACGTGGGAAGCGCCGACCCGTTCTACGGCGCGATCTTCGATGAGTCGCTGACGGACTTCTACGGCTGGACCATCCCGAAGGGCGGCACGGTGGCGGTTGGCGCGGCTTTCCCGGTGGGCGCCGGTGTGCCGGCTCGCTACGACGAGTTTGTGGGCAAGCTGCGAGCCAGCGGTTTTCGTTTCGGCCGGGAGTTGCATCGAGGCGCAGCCGCGATTTCGCGTCCCACTCGCCCGAGCCACCTGTTCGTCGGCCGTGGTCGTGTGCTGCTCGCTGGGGAGGCCGCCGGCTTCATCAGTCCCAGCTCGGCGGAGGGCATCAGCTACGCGCTTCGCAGCGGCGCCGATCTTGCAGGCGCGCTGGATGCTGGGCCTCAGGGCGCAGCGTCGCGCTACGTCTCGGCGGCGTGGCCACTAGCGCTGCGAGTGGGCGTCAAGGCGGCAAAGGGTGGAGCAATCTACGGCGCCGCAACCCGCAGGCTCGTCATGCGTTCCGGGTTGGGCGCGTTGCCAGCGAGTGGCTCGCACAACCCGCAGGTCGACTTGGGCTGGTTGCGCTAGCCCAGGCTTCCCACGCAAGGGAGCGCGCCTACTCGCAACCCGGGAAGATCGTCGGCGGAGCGAGCCACATGAGGCGCCCTGCCGGTGGCCTGAGCGCTGCAAGCTCCACAAGTGCCACCGATCCCTTGCGTACGTCAATCGATGCGTCGCCGATGACTTCGCATAGCACGCTCGCGAAGCTCGGGTTGTGTCCCACGATCGCGATTGAACGCGCGCCGTGGTGCTCGGCGAGGATGGCCTGCAGGGCAGCCCGGTCGAACTCGTGGCCCAAACGCTCGTCGGTGACGATGGGAACTGCTCGGCCGAGCGCTTTGCCCAAGAGCCGGGCTGTCTGATCGGCGCGGACGAGCGGGCTTGTGATGAT
This window contains:
- a CDS encoding FAD-binding protein: MYDIAIIGAGPAGSTLARRLGSKHRVLLVDRRRMDLDPCQSPASKLCGGLLAPAAQRELARQGLGIPQAVIAGPQLFAVRTLDLSAELERLYQRFYVNVDREAFDRWLVSLVPHSVERCWGWSLSAIETDEEAPTLTFRTADGGRASVRARMVIGADGASSTVRRLVYPTETSPERYSAVQAVFDVGSADPFYGAIFDESLTDFYGWTIPKGGTVAVGAAFPVGAGVPARYDEFVGKLRASGFRFGRELHRGAAAISRPTRPSHLFVGRGRVLLAGEAAGFISPSSAEGISYALRSGADLAGALDAGPQGAASRYVSAAWPLALRVGVKAAKGGAIYGAATRRLVMRSGLGALPASGSHNPQVDLGWLR
- a CDS encoding histidine phosphatase family protein, which produces MKLYFVRHATASSKANWRQDDGLRPLTRAGRQRFSMAAASLVGAGALHPDLIITSPLVRADQTARLLGKALGRAVPIVTDERLGHEFDRAALQAILAEHHGARSIAIVGHNPSFASVLCEVIGDASIDVRKGSVALVELAALRPPAGRLMWLAPPTIFPGCE